The window GCCTATTTGGACTTTTTTAATGCAACAATGTCAAATGTTTTTTCCTCTCTAAGTTTTGTGATTGATATTAGTTGTTGTTGAACTTCTTTAAACTCCTCATCAGAGTTTGAGTTAACCATTGAATGAGCAATTGTGACCTTGAAGTAGCCAACTAAGTATGTTCCCTTGCTAGTaaacaaccccccccccccccccccgaggTATAGGAAGATTGAGATTGTCTTGCTAAAAAACCCGTGGGCACTTAACTACCTAATTATAGGTTGAGTTGGTTGTAAATAAGGTGGTTTGGTTATATAATTGGTCTAAGACTGCCTATATATTTGCGGGGTGATTGTACTCTATAGTTGCTGGGTTTGTGGTTGTGTTTGATGTGTAAGCATTAAGCATACGGTACCTGGGATATGGTTGGGAATCCCCATTTCTTCCCATTGAAACCTTTCTAGTGGAAGGTGCCCTTGTGCTTGCCCCCCACGTGTCTGCATGGGAGATTGATTCTTAATCTAATTGAGCTGGTCGACCATGGCTTGCATGGTTCTATTGATTATCACAATGTTATTATAGTAAGTCGTGTTTGTTGTGTTCTCCATTTCTAACTAGATGACTCTTAAATCAACAATAGATAGGTTTATTTGCTGATAAAAAGACGATCCTTCGGGAGCCTTTGGTGGATGACTAAAGTTTGGCCATAATAATTATGACCATTTGACTACATTAATCCCTCGGAAGGGCTATGCATGAGGTTGGGTTGAAGGTGTAGAATTGATGTGGCGTATAACGTGGATAAAAGTTAGGGTTCTCAAGCCTTAAGGTTACAAATGTAAACTGTcgagaaatttagagaaaactcAATGGTGTTTTATAAAATCTGAGTAATAGTCTTCAATctcaaaataaacaatttatcCTTATTTATATTAGTTCTACAATTCTTTATAGGAaatgatttctaattaaaactttCCTAACCAATAGAATCCATCTAGCAGTAGGATTTCTAAAtagtaaattattaattaaatcaaaagtcctcatttaaatagaaaaaacaatccaaatacAATAAGGTAAATAAAGACAATCATGCACAGTATCTTCTGAGCCGTATTTGAAGGCTTTTTTGATCTCCTTTCATCATGAGATTTTAACCTAATAAAGAACAAGgccttcagatttttttttatcaaaattgtaGCTCTCTTGCCTTTGATACTTCCCACCCTTATTTTCAAAATGTCCATAACCCCTATAAGAATACCTAGCTTGATGCCTAGTAGTTGATTGAGGAGGAACATGATAGTAATTGCCAACATCCTCATCAAACGAGTTCGCACCATGATATTCTCTAAAAGAAGTTTCCTAGTATTGACTCAAAGTAGAATTATGCGTGGCAATGTTTCTTTCCGAGTTTTGTGGATCTTTAATTGAAACACTTTGTGCGTGGAGAATGGGAGCTCTGGATAAAGGACCGTGGTCAACAATGCTAGTGTTAGGCACTATGCTAATGTGTGCCATACCAATCGGTTCAAGAGGCTGTTTACCTAGTCGGCAAGTTGTGTTAGGATTTTCTGGAATTATCAGCTAAGTCAGCTATGCCACTTTCCATCTTACGTGGTATATCCTCCATAGCctagtgagtttttttttttccaattctttGTTAGTTACCATAAACCTATGtaaaagctcaagatattcaaacAAAAGGCTACTAAATGACTAAATtgaatgcaatgtttttttttatgcaattatattttttcttattctaacTGAAAGGTTTGATgagaaatttataaattaaacaaaggaGACAGATGCAAAATTGATACCAAAATTGATGGAGGATAGGGTTAGTTTTGTAGAGAATGTAGAAAGGAGTAGAAATTACGATAGGAGAGGTATTAAATAGAAGAAAGACATAAAAGTAATGCAGAGAAAAAGAAGTCCCTAACAGAAAGGGATAAACAAAGGAAAAATAGAGGAGAGAATGAGAGTGCAAAAGTTGAATATCACTGTTCAATTCAATTATCAATAAGTCTGTATAAAATATGGAGAAGGTGATCTTAAATAGGCATCAAAACCCGAGTAATATACTTCTCAAAGAAGGAAAGTAAATAATAGTAATTAGAATTGAAAGAATTCTAACCTACTCAAACCACAAAACTAAAACAAGATATTAAAGCTATATAGCTggttttcaatcattttgcCAATGGCCTAGTGCATAGGAAGCCTGGTTGCCTGACTGCCTTTAAGGTGGTGTGCTGCTCTTGGTACAACACTGGCAAAGAAttattgtgaaaaataaatattccttTACTTTGAATTAGAAAAGCTAATAAGAAGTTTTTTAGTGAACATTTTTGCCACTGTTTCTATCTCGTTTGACCATTGGAGtgttaaaaaaagttgtaaGAGATCACCTGAAAATATGTGCAACCCAAACCCTACAAGAACCAAGGAGGGAAAAAAACCAAGGCTTCAAAAGGTAAGCTTGAAATTTGTCTTTTCCGTGTGCTAAGATATCAAGTTGTGAAAAACTTCTTTGGAACGTTAAGCACCAGTTGGATTTGCATGTCTGATGGAGCATTAAGTGTTTTCTTCTTCACACTCATTTTATTACTCTGGGTGATTATTGTGTTTCAGATGTTTTTTCTTCAGACACTTTTTGGGTCTAATTTGGTTACAGAAAATTATTGTTTGTTAAAATGTGCGATGAtttatctcaaaaaaaattgttctatATGCAGGACTTGGATTTGTCACATCTCTGGTGTTTGTGTTCTTTGTTGGTGTTTTTGTTTCATCATGGATAGGTTCCACCATCTTCTGGCTTGGGGAATGGTTTATAAAGCGAATGCCCTTTGTGAAGCATTTATATTCAGCCTCCAAACAAATTAGTGCTGCAATTTCTCCAGGTTATGATAAACTTTCTATTTTTGATTGCATGAGGGGATCTGgaaatgaaaaattagttcCAACTGCACCTTGCTGGCTAGGAAGCAGGAGTTACTTTATGTAGCAGTCATGCTTTGGAAGCCGTGATCTAACAGTGGTcactgaaattaatattttcattatgTTAGAATTTATCATATATAATGTCAACATAATTTCAGGTTTGGTTTGAATCACTACTGGCTGTGCTTGGGGTTTGATGCTATATGGGATAACATTTTTATTGTCTAAAATTTAAAGACATTGTCATATGCTGCTTAGGGTGTGATGTTGATTTAAATCAGTCATGTTTCCAGTTCTCATTCAATCTGGAATCTAAGTCTTGTGGAATACTGTATTAGGAATTGAACTTAAGTGTTGAAGATGGATGTCTTTGGTCACTCGTGACTATGTTACTATGGATGCGCAGCATGGATGAAGATACGTTTTTGTCTAAGAAAAGTTGGTCTCAGAGCATGTTATTCTCTGCTATTTTAGCAGTTGTCTAGTTGCCATCACCATGATCATTTTTATTGAAGTTATGCTTACTTGGTGTGAGATTTCTTGACAGTTGACACTGACATCAAACCTATAATCTCTACAGATCAGAATACCACAGCTTTTAAAGAGGTGGCAATTATTCATCATCCTCGTGTAGGTGAATATGCTTTTGGTTTCATCACATCAACAGTAATCCTTCAGGTATTTGCTTTACGGTGATGAACTTCTCTTGCAAGAgaatcttttttccttttgtgaGTATCTTAAGGGAACATCCTATTTCTTCATACCAAGAATCACTCTGAGTTCTTGAACTTTGATTCTCTTGGTTATTGACTTCAGAGAGATAATGAAGATGAAGAGTTGTGTAGTGTTTTTGTTCCGACAAACCATCTATATATTGGTGATATATTCCTGGTGAATTCCAAGGACATTATAAGACCAAATCTGTCAATTCGAGAAGGAATAGGTATGTGTGGTATTATGAAATAGCCATATCTATCTTGTTGCTTGGGAGACATGGACTTTTGTTTGCTGGGAAGCTTGAATTTGTAACACAGCatatctttgttttgtttcttatttttatttctgcattttttcttttatagagCATCTGTAGTTATTAAATTATTCAGAACATGATTTTGATCCccaaatcatgttaaaaatctACCTTTAAATTTATGAATAATGGAAGTTTTTATGCTGTGCGAGAACCTTCAATTACTTGATGCTTTTCTGAGTTCAAATGCAGTGTAGTCCGGCAAGTACAGTTAAAATCATCTCGGCAAAACCATACTTTACTAAACTTTCAGTCTTATTCTAATTTATTCCTTGGTTCTTTTTTcatgcaatttgatatttttattttatttttttcgatttaTTCAAGTGTTAAAACTTCACTTCAATTTGCAAATAAGGATCACTAGAGACATGGTCAAGGATAAGAGTTCCGTGCTTTAGTTATGAGTGGATCACATCCTTTATTGCACTTAAATTCCGAAGTCACTGAATGTAGGAAGAAATAAAGAACTGTGACTTAGATCTGATTTGCATATAAAAGAGCACGGGAATGatattgggggggggggggggggggtaaagGTACGCAAAGCAGCATGGTCttatttatttacttgtgtGCATTccaatttttcatattttcctaAGTTTGTAACACAAGACTCAATCGAGTCATATATTACCCTGAACTTAGACAAGCAACTTCTAACTACATCATGGTAAGAAAGTTCAGCAAGGATTGTTTAGTAGACACTTGAGAAAATATCATGCATCTGGACTGGACTTCAGTTTCAAATGGGGCTTATTGTTGAAAGTTTTGACTTGCATTGTGGCAAAGGGAATATATGAAATGTTAGTCTTGTTTTTACAAGTTTTCTGATGCAGGATTATTTCTTTATTGTTGTTTAAATGCAGAGATCATTGTTTCTGGAGGTATGACAATGCCACAGATGATCTCCCCGGTGGAACGGGTTGTTCACCAAAATGAAGGAATCCCTTTGAACAGGATGGTGTAATGGCATCAAGCAAGAAGTAAAACCCTTTAACTACATTCAAATCCCACATAAAATGACCAAGGAGAGTTTATTCTTATGACAACCGAGTCAATTGATTTGTTGCTTGTAGCAGTAAAGCTTTCGAGAATGCACAACTATGGTGTCTACTTGAATCTGTCTGTAACTACTATTGTTTATGTTGTCCCTGCAGCTGTTTTAACCATACGAAGGAAGTTGCAAGGGAGCCCTGGCCATAAACTGTAATTGTCAGTAGCCCCTGTCATTAatggaatttttataattatatatctgttttagttttttcttatttcaggATGCATTGCCCACCCTCATGCATGATATGATCTTTCTCACCGTGCGGTGAAAAAAATTTCTGTGTTTATTTCTTTCCgtgaatgatttaaaaaaacaaaaattaggtttttattaTAGACTAAAGGCTATGGTGACAGTACTTTTGTCAATCTTCGCTGCTTCAACTGATTTGATTAATGTTTGTGGCGGATTCATATAGGTGATTCCTTACAGCGTCACTGTGTTTTTCTTCTCAACATTtctaaagaaattcaaattgaaataaCTTAGCTTTATTAAATGTTATTACTGATCTAAATTAATGGAATTTATAGGCAAGTTCATATCTGTGAAGCCAAGGAAacaaatttaggtttttttttttagtttaaatgttttttaatgctATTGCATATCCTTTATCCACCCTCACCTTCCtatcatttatttaatgaattcaTGTTCCTCATCCAAATTAATTGGTTATCGAGTCGGTAAAATGGTCATCTATTGGTAGTGTCCTTGACTTGCAGAATTAAATTATTGCCTCGGTGCTTTGCTGAAAATCCATGTCTGTAAAGAACAAAAGGTTTCCTTGTGTGGGATATAAACTGACTTCATAACTGAGAAcgttcaaaaaaaacaaagcattagAAGGGAGAAGGGACAATTAGAGATTAACGTTTTGaaagaaagtatttttattccttctGCTGGCATTTATTCATCACATATggtcctttttattttcatacgAAATTGCATGCTCAAATTGTCAATTCAGGTGTTAgtccagattttttttaataagtttttcaTTTGTTACTTTTCAACGAAATCAATGTGCCTCCCATTTTGGTACCGACATCAAATTtctttattataacaaaaattaaatgatatgtAATTTTTACTGTTCATCATGTTACTGTTTATGATGTGATTGTTCTTATCAAAGAAACTTGTTAGGCATATAGGTTGATGTTATCTTTTACATGAGATACATTTGACATTGAAAGAATAATCGAGGACAAAATagttcatttaagttttttagggTCTGGCGCTGGGGAATGGTATGGTTGTCAAACACCTGGCTTTAAGGTCATGCATATCTGCCAAACTCTAAGCGCTTGAGCCAGACCCAAGCACCTAGGTCGATGTGGGGTTTTAACTGTTCACCAAGACACATATCACTATGGATTAGAGCAGTGTAATGATGTAATTGttcttgtcaaagaaacttgcaAAGCATGTAGTTGGCGATGAGATTGTCTTTTCCGTGGAATACATTTGGCATTGAAAGAATAGTTGAGGACATAATAGTCTGTTCAGGTTTTTTGAGGACTGGTGCTGGGGAATAATATAGTTGCCAGACATCTGGCACTGGGGTTAGACATGTTTGCCGGACCCTAGGTGCTCGGGTCAGACCCGCGCGTCTAGGTCTGACATCACACATAGTTGACAAACCCAAGCAAACATATCTTcattattataaacaaatcatcataaaaattcaatttaacgttttagatctaaaaatttaaattatatcttcCCATTGAAATagttcatgttttatatttatgaatttgttattccttcaataaaaattatattttctattgttgttgttgttattattagtatgatgatgatgatgatgattattattattagtgttattgatattattattattattattattattcaagtaAACTTGGGTCAAACATGTTTATCAGAACAAGTAACGTgggtcaaaaaattatttataaacgatttataaacaacaaaccatcacaaaaatctaatttaacgtTTTAGCCTTTATGTATCCTAAAtaaaaatgctaattaattcTTTGTATAattcttttctattatttttacaaaaaaaacatttaaactacccttGAAGTACTCTAAATagaaatgctaattatttttttataattattttctattttttattaaaaaaatatttaaacttcccttgaagtatcctaaatagaaatgataattaattttttttattttattctattttttataaaaaaaaacatttaaactacctttgaagtattctaaataatttttttatataaatttttctatttattatataaaaaaattcaactatccttgaagtattataaatagaaatcctaatcaatttttcttataaattgtttttttaaaataaatatttaaactgtccttaaaatatcctaaataaaatcctaataattttttttaatttttttataggctATTGGCCATCAGACCCAAGAGCACCtctatttgtttgttgtttgctCGGGTCAAGTAAGGGTTGCGAGACCCAAGCACCTTGGGTCTAGCAAGTGCGCGAGTCTGCAGACAAAGACGAGCGAG is drawn from Populus nigra chromosome 5, ddPopNigr1.1, whole genome shotgun sequence and contains these coding sequences:
- the LOC133695358 gene encoding protein LIKE COV 2-like, coding for MAEEESTSIPLSHPDDNGGQDPPKSPPQSKSSSNSSTREACCFVLQSWVSKKFITGCVVLFPIAVTFFITWWLMQFVDGFFSPLYARLGVDIFGLGFVTSLVFVFFVGVFVSSWIGSTIFWLGEWFIKRMPFVKHLYSASKQISAAISPDQNTTAFKEVAIIHHPRVGEYAFGFITSTVILQRDNEDEELCSVFVPTNHLYIGDIFLVNSKDIIRPNLSIREGIEIIVSGGMTMPQMISPVERVVHQNEGIPLNRMV